In the Methanosphaera stadtmanae DSM 3091 genome, ACATTTGAAAATTATGGCCTCATCCAAACCCTTTTTGGGTGGTGTGACGGGCGGTGTGTGCAAGGAGCAGGGACGTATTCACCGCACGGTTGTGACATGCGATTACTACGCATTCCAGCTTCATGAGGGCGAGTTACAGCCCTCAATCCGAACTAAGACTATGTTTAGGAGATTACCATCACTTTTCAGTGCAGAAACCCATTGCCATAGCCATTGTAGCCCGCGTGTAGCCCAGGAGATTCGGGGCATACGGACCTACCGTCGTCCACTCCTTCCTCCAGTTTATCACTGGCGGTCCCCCTAGTGTGCCCACCAATCCAGAGATTGTGTTGGTAACTAAGGGCGTGGGTCTCGCTCGTTGCCTGACTTAACAGGACGCTTCACAGTACGAGCTGACGGCGGCCATGCACCTCCTCTCAGCTAGTCAAATAAGGTCATCAACCTGATTATCATTCTGCTGTCGCTCCTGGTGAGATGTCCGGCGTTGAATCCAATTAAACCGCAGGCTCCACGCGTTGTGGTGCTCCCCCGCCAATTCCTTTAAGTTTCAGTCTTGCGACCGTACTTCCCAGGCGGTGGACTTAACAGCTTCCCTTCGGCACCGGAACAACTCGAGGCCATTCCAACACCAAGTCCACATCGTTTACGGCCAGGACTACCCGGGTATCTAATCCGGTTCGCGCCCCTGGCTTTCGTTACTCACCGTCAAGATCGTTCCAGTTAGACGCCTTCGCCACAGGTGGTCCTCCCAGGATTATAGGATTTCACCCCTACCCCGGTAGTACCTCTAACCTCTCCCGACTTCAAGTCTGACAGTATCTTCAGCAATTCTTATAGTTAAGCTACAAGCTTTCACCAAAGACTTATCAAACCGGCTACGAACGCTTTAGGCCCAATAAAAACAGCTACCACTTGAGCTGCCGGTGTTACCGCGGCGGCTGGCACCGGTCTTGCCCAGCTCTTATTCTAAAAGCTTTTTACACTAATGAAAAGTTATTCTGTTAAGAATAACACTTGGGATCCCCCCGTCGCACTTGCGTACATTGCGGAGGTTTCGCGCCTGCTGCACCCCGTAGGGTCTGGAACCTTGTCTCAGGTTCCATCTCCGGGCTCTTGCTCTCACAACCCGTACCGATCATCGGCTTGGTGGGCCATTACCCCACCAACGACCTAATCAGCCGCAGATCTATCCTTAGGCGAAAAATACATTTCAAAGGTAAACCATTCCAGGCATAACCTAATATCCAGTATTATCTTCAGTTTCCCAAAGTTATCCCGGTCCTAAGGGTAAGTTATCCACGTGTTACTGAGCCGTATGCCATGAACTAGGTTCATTCGACTTGCATGGCTTAATCGAATCCCAATAGCAGTAGCTTCCGCCAGGATCAAACGGATTTACACACTATTTTTGTAAATCTGTTAATCAAAGCAGAAAAATTAATAAACACACTGTTTCTATTAATCTATAGAAAGTAAAATGTTAAATAACATTAATCAAAGGATTATATTAATTAGCAGTAATAAAAGAATCATACTATTCCTTTATATTCACCACATTCAATATAACAATAATTATATCGCGTAAATTTGGTACATACATCAAACTAAATCATCAACACAATTGCTGACTTTACTTTAGCTCTCATATCATCATAATATTACTACATTTGGAAAAAAACAAACTATCATAACAAATAACTAAACCAGTTATTATAAGTTCAAGTGTTTACGCTATTTAATGTAGCACATACTATTGTCAACAAAACAACAATCACAACAAAAATAGAAAACATTGCAAAAAATAATAAAAATTATGATTTAATAAAATAAATTATTGAATTATTTTTCACATTAAAAGAGTAATTGAATGTTTTTTGAAAGAAATGTTTTTAAAATAATATGTAATAAAAAAAAAGAAAAAAAATATAACTAGAATCAGGTTTTAATTCTAGTTTCCGGAAATATTTAAAATAATTATATAATAAGATATCAAAAACTTATCATATATGGTATAAGATAATTATTTTCTAGATCCTTTTTTTAAAATTTTAAAAAGGTAAAATAGTAAGATAAAACTTATCTTACTTTTGGCTGATTACGTTCTATTTATTTAGTATCTAGGAGTATGCTGCTACATATTCTCCAACAATGTCAGAGTATTCTTTTCTGATGTCTTCCCATGTTTTACCATCATCAACAATTGCATCTGCTAATTTTGGTACGTGATATGCTTCTACACCATAGAATGTTTGTGGTGTTTCTTCTACAAAGTCACGACGTACTGCTCCTCCTCCACATCCAAATGGTGTGTCGAGTCCTGCTTCTTGCATTAATGCTATAATTTTACCAAATGCTGTCATGGTTGTTGTCATTAATGCTGTTGCAGTTACAAGTACTGGTTTGTTTTCTTTTACTGCTTCTACTACTTTAGTGTTAGGTACGTCACGACCAAGGTCTACTGCTTCGTATCCATTTGCATTTAAGAACATTACAATTAAGTTTTTACCAATATCATGAGGGTCTCCTTCTACTGCACAGCAACATACTGTTGCTTTGGAATCTGCTTTGTGTCCGAGTTTTGCTTCACAAAGTGCTACTCCAGACATCATTGCATCTCCTGCAAGCATTAAATCAGGAAGGAAGAATTCACCTTTAGTATATAATGCACTTACTCCATCCATACCTTTCATTAAAGCGTTGTTAATAAGGTCTATTGGTTCTTCACCAGCATCTAATGCTTTTTCTACTTGTGCATCACATTCGTCTTTATCACCATATAATACAGCTAATGCTACTGTTCTTTTTATTCCTTCTTCTGCTGGTAAGATTTCTGCTACTTCTGGGTCATCTTCAGGTTTAAGAGCTGGACCTTCAATTTTAACATTGTATCTTACAGCAATTTTTTCATAATCTTCAAATTTGTCATAGTATTTTTCTAAAGGGCTAACCATTTATACACACATCCTTTTAATAAATTTTTTTTATATTTAAATTTACACTACACCGCTATTACTTATAATTCATATTGTGATGGGTCGTGTTCTTTTACTTTTCTTCCGTAACGTTTGATACATGTTTTTATGAATTTGTCTTTGTCATCTGGTAATTGTTCGTATGTTTTCATTGTGGAATCAAGTGTATCTCTTTCAAATCTTGTTAATAAGATACGTTTTTCATCTACTGCTTCATTAATTAATTCCATTGCTCTAATTGCTGCTGCACGGGATCTTAAGTAAATATCTTCTCCTTCTGCTGTAATTGCTTCACCGATTTTGTATGCGTTATCGTATGCAAGAATTACACCTTGAGGGTCTCGGTATTTATCAGCTAATACATATGTATCTCTTAATTGTTTGTTTGTTCCGATTTGTGTTGCTGTGTTCATTAAAGCACATTCATAACCTAATGATTGTAACCATACACCAGGTGTTGGTCCACCCATTTCTTCTCTGTTATATACAGATTCGTTACTCCATACATCACATACTGCTGCTGTAAGGTTACCCATAAGGTCTGAGTGAGCACATGTTGCGTTTTTACCTTCTGCACAGATTGGTACGGATGCTATTGCTTTTACAATAGGGTTTTCGTATCCACAGTCTTTTGTTGGTCCTTGTGCACCACATTCAACTGCTACTAAACTTCTTGCTCCTGCAATTGCTCTTGCTACTGCTGCAATTGTGTGTGATACGTTTTTACTGGTTAATCCACCTGCAAGGAACATTGCAGTGTTAGCTTGTGCACAGTCTGTGTCTCCACCAGGAACTACATTGTTTCTTTTTGCTATGTCTACAATTTTTGTCCACATGTATTCCATATCAATAGAACCAAGTACACCTATACCATAGAGTATTGCTCTTGCATCTCCTCTTGATATACCATAATCTGATACTACTTTACCACCAACTGTTTCAATACAAAGCATTGATGCTCCATTTTGTGCACATGCTTCGAATGATTCATCCATTGCTACGTCGAATTCTGATCCTCTAAGACCGTTTTCTTCTTCTCTCATATCTGCTACTGTTGACATCATTGATACTTTTGTACCGAATTTGTCGTGTAATTTTTCAAGTTCTTCGAATGTAACAGCTGTACATCTTGCTGATGCTTCTTTTGAGATAGATTGTTGTTGTACGTGTTCCATTTCTATTTGCATTGCAGGAAGTCCTATTGCTGCTGCACGGTCACATGCTGCGAATGCTATGTTTTTAGAGGTTGCTTCTAATCCATCAATTGATTCTTCTGATCCTTCTGCAGGAGCTACTTTGATGTTAGGAACTACTTCTCCACCACCCATAACTTGATCTAATCCCATTTTTACTGGGTGTTTTGTTTGTCCAAATACCATTTCATCTGCTGATGCATTTTCCATTTTTGTAAAATATTTTCTTGACATATAATTTCACCACTTATAATTGTTAAAATTTATACCCACATAGTTATTACTATAGCCCTTTTAGGTATATAATATATAACCTATTTTTAATTCCAAATACTTGAAAAATGATAAAGTAACATTTAAATTTATTCTATTTTACATAATTTTATTAAAAAATAAATCTATTAATACATTATTATTCTGGTTTATTTTTAAATTTTAAGAATAATTATTATTTTTTCATGATTTTATTTTATTTTTTTTATTTAATTTTAAAATTAAATCTTATTTATCTTTTATTTTATTATTTTATTTGATTAATAATTATAAATAATGATAAATATATATTAGAAAATATTGCATAACTTAAGTGAAAAAATACAACTAAAAAAATAAATATACCATTTAGACATGAACATATAAATTTTAAAAATAATATATATTTGATATAATTATATTTAAATAAATATAGTTCTAAAAAAAAGATAACTTAAATAATTGAAATAAAATGGATATCCAACTAATTTCTAAAAAAATAAATAAAGGTGTTCATGTTACTTATTTCATATTTCTTTTAATTTTTGAAATTAAGCGTTTAGGTTCTGGTGCATCTCTAAATGCTACTCTACCATTAACAACTATTGTAGGTACTGACATTATTTTATATTCCATAGTTTTATCAACATCTTCATCAACATCATAATGCTTATATTCTACTTGACTTCCCAGTTCTTTTACTGCTTCTTCTACAGCAGCAATGGCTTTTGGACAGAATGGACAATTTTTTGATGTGAAAACTTCTAATAATACTACCATTTTTTTCTCTCCTTAAATTAATTTTTTACTATTAATTATAATGTAGCCTCTTATACAATATAAAACTACTCTACAAAGAGTTTCACCTAATCTATCATACTATGTATTTTAAGTGCAAATAGTATTATTCTCTAGAAAAAATAAGTTATATCTATTTTTTCAAAAAAAAATATTAAAGAAGAACGTATTTTTTTATATTAAAATAGTTAATTAGAATTACTTGATATTGAAGGAATATTTCCCTTAAAAAATTTATTATAAAAATAACGATCTCTAATTATTATATGTATTTGTTTATTATTTAAATGTTTATACATACGTATATCCTATTAATAAAGAAAAAATACTTAGTAATAATAAAACATAGTATTAAAAACCGAAATAAAGAAAATTAAAGAAATTTTATATTTTATTAAAGAATAAAGAAAATTAAAGAAATTTTATATTTTATTAAAGTTTTTATTATATATTTTCAAAAAAAACTACTTAAAATAAATCTTCAATAATTTGATACATAAGGTCCTTAAATTTATTGAAAATTAACTACTACATGTATATGTAGTTTTAGTAGTTTCATATAAATAACAAAAAGATTATAACTATATAAAATAATTATACAATATAATAATAGTTACATACAAATATGAAGGCTTAAAAAAATGAATAGTACAATTGAATGTAGAAAATGTCATTCTAAAAACTCCATAAATGCAACATTATGTTATAATTGTGATGAATCATTACAGAATTATAATTACTATAAAAATGACTTTAAAGTATATTATAAGTTATTTAGTAAAGAAAACATGGAAATACTAGAAAAAATTCCCCTAACAGACACATCCTATGATACAATATTAAATAATATAGTTAATATTAATCCAGAAATTACAATACCAGCATATCCTACAATACCTGTACTACTTAAAATTATAAAACCCTATGTTAGAGTTCAATATGATTCAGAAAATAAACATCCAAACTTTCTAAGTTTCTATTCATTTAATAAAATATTTCTAAATAGAACAACACCTTCTAATATGATTCCTTCCTCAATAATTCATGAACTTGCACATCATCTTTTTAATGAAATAATTAAACAGACAATAATGCATCTTCTAAATACTGAAAAAAACTTATATATTGAATCATTTGCATGGTATTTAACTCTTCAAAATAAGTATCTTGAAATTGCCAATGAATATGTTTCACATAAAGTACAAGAATACTTTATTCCTGAAAAATTTAATGGATACACATCTCTTATAAAAATATTAATGGATAATGATGATTTAGATACCAAAAAAATTGAAACTGCACTCAGTTTTGGTAGTTCAATTAGTGATGATGTAATATTTATTTTAGAACATTTTATAAAACAAGTAAATAATAATATGCCCCATATTAGTCAAGATAATACTATAGGCTATCCAATATATAAATTCAACACGCAACAAAAAATTGATGCTCTATATACTATTATATATAAGACCTTTGAACTCTTTTATAAAAACAAGAAGGATATGCTTCCACTTCTTGATCAATTTAATCAAAGTTATATATATTATAATATATAGAAATTCTACTTTGATTATTGCTTTACTATTTTTTTAAATTGAGGATATTTTTCAATAAAATCTAATACTTCATTACTTATAAAATCAAACCATGCTTCATGTGATATGTCTCTTGAGAAATGTTTAATATGCATAACTTTTCTATTATTTTCTAGTTGATTGTATTGTTCTATAAATTCTTCTGGTATTTCTGGTAGATTCATATCATCTAATGGATTTCCATTATATGCTAATCTAACATCATCAAATAACAGTGGTATTACCTCACCATTTTTTCTTGTTATTAATACTATTTGTTCATAGTACTTAGCAAGTGTAATGTAATCTAATTTAACTTTAGTATATTTGTTACCTTCCTGTGTCATTCTTTCTAGTTTTTCATAGTTCCATTTACTATCCATATCACAAAAACTCCTATTATATATACTACTATTTTTATAGAATGTTTCATATAAACACATACTTTTAATAACAATTGTTGCTATGACAACATTTATATAATGTTATTATAAAATATATAAATAGTTGCTTAGTCAACTGTTATTATAATAATATAAATAATAAATTTTGAAGGTAAAAAAAAAATGTTAAAGGAAGATAAATGTGTAAATAACAAAAACTGCCTTGAAAATAAACATATTATACCTTACCTTTCAATAATACTTCGTTCTGAATATGTCTATATAAGTAGACATTTAAATACTAAATATAATTTTGGAAGAACACAACTATATGTTCTAAGAAAATTATCTCTAACAAACAAACCATTAAATCAGGAATTCTTTTCAAAACATTGTCAAATAAATAAAGGATCAATTGCAAGAACATGCCAAAAACTAGAAGAAAATGATTTTATTAAAAGAGTAGTGGATCCTAACAATAAAAGACAATACATAATCTACCTAACTAAAAAAGGTGAAGAAGTAGCAACTGAAATAAAAATCCTTGAAAAAAAATGGGAAAATAAGATTTGTGAAGAATATGATGGAACAAAGGAAGAATTATTGAATAATCTACGAAAAATGACATTAACCTCATTTAATATGATAAATGATAACCGAGATAATATTTATGAGTAAAACAGATAATATTGAATTAATAAGAGGAGATCCAAAAGTTGCAATAAGAAAATTATCAGTACCTACCATGTTATCCATGTTACTTATTATGATGTATAATCTAGCAGATAGTTTATGGGTAGCAGGATTAGGATCTGATGCATTGGCAGCACTTGGATTTATAAGTCCACTATTTTTTGTAATAGTAGGAATTGGAAATGGAATAGGAGCTGGTGCAAACTCACTTATAGCTCGTGCAATAGGACATAAAGATAAAGCTCTAGCAGATAATGCTGCAAGTCACAGTATATTTATTACAATCATACTTTCAATAGCATTACCACTAATACTCATACCTCTACTTAGCCCAATTCTCACATTAATGGGTGCAGGACGTTGTGTGAGTATGGGAGTAGATTATGGTAATGTTGTATTTCTATTCATGATTGTATTTTTATTTGCAAGTGTAGCTTCTGCAATTCTAAGAGCAGAAGGAGATGTAAATAGATCCATGTATGCCATGGCCATTACTGCAATTTTAAATATAATTATAGATCCAATATTCATTTATGTATTACATATGGGAATAGTTGGAGCAGCATGGGCTACTGTACTATCATCACTTATAAGTTGTATTGTAATGGGATACTGGATATGGATAAAAAAAGATACTTATCTACGTATCAATAGAAAAGTATTCAACTATGCAAATAAAGTAACTAAAGATATATGTTCAGTAGCAATACCATCAATGGCTGAAAACATTACAATGTCTGCTTTAATCATGATTATAAATGGAATGCTTACAATTGTAGCAGGAACTACTGCAGTAGCTGTATATGCTTCAGCTGCAAGAATCAACCAATTTGCAATGATACCTTTATTTGGTATTGGAACTGCAATGCTTACAGTAACAGGTACAGCATATGGAGCACATGACTATAAAAAACTTAAAGAAGCACATAGATATTCAATAATATTAGGATATGGAGTATCAATATTATTATCAATTATAATGTTCTTTGGTTCTGATTACATTGCATTATTATTTGCATATACACCAGAGAGTGCACCTCTTGCACCACTTATATCCAATGCATTGAAAATACTATGTCTATTCTTAATAGCAATGCCTGCAGGTATTATGTCTTCAATGACATTCCAAGGAGTTGGAAAAGGCCTTACATCATTTATAATTACATTATGTAGATCAATTATATTTGAAGTAATATTTGGATATGTTATTGGAATTGTACTTGGATTTGGAGAATTTGGAGTATATGCTGGTTTAGTAATAGGATGTGCTTGTGGTTCATTACTTTCATATGCCTGGTGTAAACTCTTTATTAAGAGACTTAATAAAAACTATACTAAATGAGATTTTTTATAAAATCTCAATTTTTTTTGAAAATTAGATTTCACATTATAAACTACATTATTCTAGATTTAATTATTATAAAAATATTAAATAGTATATCAGCTACTATATTTTTAAATTAGAAGTAAACTATTTTTATGTTGTATTTTTTTAAGATATTTGGAAATAAAAAAAAAAGAAGTGTAAATTATATTTTTTTTGAAAATATGCTAATTATACTCTATAAAATAAAATGAATTTAGGTATAACTAAATTAATTATTTTATAATAAAAAGAGTATAATTTTAAATAATTATCAATATATTCTCATATAAAATAAATATATACATTGAATTTAGTCTTACTTAAATATTTTTTTATAAAACCTAAAAATACTCATATTTATATAAGAAATAGAATATAAATTCTACTATAGAATATTTAAATAATCATATTTGATTAATAAAATTTAAATAAAACTTCTTAAAGGAATTAATTTTATATTCTATTAAAATTAAAAAAGGTGATATAATGGCAAGACAACAAAGAGGATATGTAGATAGAACAAGAGATTTTCTAAAACAAGAAAAAGTAAAATATTTCATTGGGGGAGCAATAGCAACAGTAGCTATTGGTAAAATCTTAGAAACAGAAATAGCACACAATGCAGCAGTATCTGCTACAGCAGGAATACTAAATTTAAAAGATTCAGTAGAAGAAAAAGTAGAAAACATTAAAGAAGATGCAGAAGACATTCATGCAGAAGCTCAAGAAAAACAAAAAATTGAAATCTACGGACCAGAAGATGAAGAAGAAAAAGATGAAGAAGACGAAGCAGAATAAAATTTTTTATTTTATAAACCCCTTAATCTTTTTTTAATGATTATACTAAATTGAAGGAAGTAACATGAAATTTAAAATAGTTTATGATAACAACAAGGACATAATACGTGTTCGTGCAGGAAGAGCTGCATTCACAACCAGTGAAGGATATGGATTATCCCAATTACTTTCCCAAAAAAAAGGTATCAAAACTGTTAAAGTTTCATCTACCAATGGTAGTATTCATATAAAATACTCTGGTAATAAAAACAGAGTATTTAAATATTTAGCAAACTTAAAAAAATCAGACTTATATGAAGCTGAACCAACAACTGAAGAACTATCAAGAGAAACTAATAATCATTACATTAATAAAATACTTAAAAAAATAGTTGGTAGATATGCAGCACAACTCTTTTTACCAACACCACTTAATATTATTAAGATTGTTTATGAATCTATACCATACATAGTTAAAGGTATTGATAGTTTAATACATATGAGAATAGATGTAGATTTATTAGATGCAACATCCCTTGCTGTAACATTAAGTCAAGGAATGTTTGGACCAGCAGGATCTATTGTATTTTTACTCGGATTATCAGAAATACTTGAAGAATACACAATAGAAAAAACAAAACACTCACTTGAAAACAGTTTAATGTTAAATATAAATAAAGTATGGATTGAAACTGAAACAAATGAAGAAGTACAAATACCATTTACACAACTTAAAGAAAAAGACAAAGTTATTGTAAGAACAGGTACAATCATACCTGCAGATGGTGTTATTATAAAAGGAAATGCTGAAATTAACGAAGCAACAATGACTGGTGAATCATTACCAGTATCTAAAAATGTTGGAAAAGCAGTATTTGCAGGAACAATTGTTGAAAATGGTTCAATAACTGTTGAAGTTGAAGCAATAAATGAATCAACTAGAATAAATCAAATCATTGATTTAATTGAAAGTTCTGATAAACTCAAGGCAGGAATCCAAAGTAAAGCTGAAAAATTAGCAGATTCAATAGTTCCATGGAATTTTGCAATAACACTATTAACATATATTATAACTGGAAGTACAATAAAAGCTATTGCAGCACTAACTGTAGATTATTCATGTGCAATTAAACTTGCAACACCAATATCTATCATATCAGCAATGAGAGAAGCTTCAGAAAGAGAAGTTGTTGTTAAAGGTGGAAGATATCTTGAAGCTTATGCAACAGCAGATACAATAATATTTGATAAAACTGGAACATTAACTAAGTCATGCCCAGAAGTTGCTAAAGTTGTATCTCTTGGTGCATTATCTGATGAAGAATTACTCAGACAAGCAGCATGTATTGAAGAACATTTCCCTCATAGTGTAGCTACTGCTATTGTAAATAAAGCTAAAGAACTTGGCCTAAATCATGGAGAAGAATTACACTCTGAAGTAGAATATATTGTAGCTCATGGAATTGCAACCACATTAGATGGAAAACGTGCCGTATTAGGTAGTCAACACTTTGTACTTGAAGATGAAAATGTAAAAATTACAAAGGAAAAAGAAGATATTATATCTGAAAATGTTGATAAATATTCTGTAATATACTTTGCTATAGACAGAGTACTTGAAGGAATTATATGTATATATGATCCTCCACGTGATGAAGCAAAAGTAGTGCTTAATAAACTTAGAAGTTTAGGAATTAAGGATATTGTAATGCTTACAGGAGATTCTGAAAATGCCGCAGCAACAACTGCTAAATTATTAGGAATAAATCATTATAGATCTCAGGTACTACCTGAAGATAAAGCAAGTATTGTAGAAGAAATAAAAGAAAAAGGCAAGAAAGTAATAATGGTGGGAGATGGTATTAATGATTCACCAGCATTATCTGCAGCTGATGTATCTGTAGCAATGAAAGATTCATCTGATCTTGCTAGAGAAGTAGCAGATATTACCTTACTTCGACCTTCATTAAATGATCTAATAACTATTAGATTATTAAGCCAACAAATGCTTGATTTAATACATAGAAATTATAAATTAATACTTCTATTGAATACAACATTCATGGCATTAGGTCTTAGTGGAGTTATATCCCCATCTGCAACATCAGTATTACATAATGGTTCTACAATGCTTATAGGTCTAGATAGTGCAACATCTAAAAATTATGAAATAAATGAAAGTGAAATTATTGATATTGAATAACTTTCACTTATTTAACTTTTTTTTAACTTGATTTAAAATAGTTTTATCCAAATAAAAAAATTAATCTTAATATATTTATACTTTTTTTCATAAAAGTATTGAATATGAGAAATAACAAAACCATAGTAATAATTGTAGGGATTATTTTAGTAGGTTTACTAATAATTAGTAATGGATTATTGAATTTTAGTTTTAATGAAAATAATTCAACAAACAATATTTCAACTAGTGATAATAATTCTAGTTATAACTCAAGTAATGTAGATAATTCACAAAAAAACAATATAGAAACAAATGTTCAGTCTAAAAACTCAATAGATAAACAAGCAAATACTCATAAAGCTTCAACACCAAGTAGTAGTGAAAATAATCCTACTAGTAGTAGTGATAATGTTGCACAACCTACTCCTAGTGATAGTTAATGTAGTACTACATCAAATTAGATTAAATTTTCTTTTTTCATTTTTTTATTGAAACTATTTTTTATAGAAATTATATAATTTTAAAAGATTAATCTTAAAATAAAATTTTTGTTTAACTTAATTGATATTTTAATAAAAATAGTTCATTCTTTATCAAAATAAATAAAATATTTTATATAGAACAATTAATAAATTTTTAATTGTAATCCTTTAAATTAAATTTAATAAATATTGATTACAAAAAACCTGAAAATTTGATTAAAATGTCAACAAAGAATAAAAAAATTTATAAAATATTAAATATTCTTGAAACATATAATGAATGGAATGACCTAGAATACATATTTATTGACAAAACATTAACACTAACACCAGATATATATGACAATCTTCTAAAAAATAAAATTATTATAACTGAACATGAAAATAATCTTCACATGCTTGATGAAAACAAAGATACATACACCCTACTTGACTCCATACCTACAGTTGATTTA is a window encoding:
- the mtaC gene encoding methanol--corrinoid protein MtaC: MVSPLEKYYDKFEDYEKIAVRYNVKIEGPALKPEDDPEVAEILPAEEGIKRTVALAVLYGDKDECDAQVEKALDAGEEPIDLINNALMKGMDGVSALYTKGEFFLPDLMLAGDAMMSGVALCEAKLGHKADSKATVCCCAVEGDPHDIGKNLIVMFLNANGYEAVDLGRDVPNTKVVEAVKENKPVLVTATALMTTTMTAFGKIIALMQEAGLDTPFGCGGGAVRRDFVEETPQTFYGVEAYHVPKLADAIVDDGKTWEDIRKEYSDIVGEYVAAYS
- the mtaB gene encoding methanol--corrinoid protein co-methyltransferase MtaB; translation: MSRKYFTKMENASADEMVFGQTKHPVKMGLDQVMGGGEVVPNIKVAPAEGSEESIDGLEATSKNIAFAACDRAAAIGLPAMQIEMEHVQQQSISKEASARCTAVTFEELEKLHDKFGTKVSMMSTVADMREEENGLRGSEFDVAMDESFEACAQNGASMLCIETVGGKVVSDYGISRGDARAILYGIGVLGSIDMEYMWTKIVDIAKRNNVVPGGDTDCAQANTAMFLAGGLTSKNVSHTIAAVARAIAGARSLVAVECGAQGPTKDCGYENPIVKAIASVPICAEGKNATCAHSDLMGNLTAAVCDVWSNESVYNREEMGGPTPGVWLQSLGYECALMNTATQIGTNKQLRDTYVLADKYRDPQGVILAYDNAYKIGEAITAEGEDIYLRSRAAAIRAMELINEAVDEKRILLTRFERDTLDSTMKTYEQLPDDKDKFIKTCIKRYGRKVKEHDPSQYEL
- a CDS encoding thioredoxin family protein; translation: MVVLLEVFTSKNCPFCPKAIAAVEEAVKELGSQVEYKHYDVDEDVDKTMEYKIMSVPTIVVNGRVAFRDAPEPKRLISKIKRNMK
- a CDS encoding transcriptional regulator, SarA/Rot family, translated to MLKEDKCVNNKNCLENKHIIPYLSIILRSEYVYISRHLNTKYNFGRTQLYVLRKLSLTNKPLNQEFFSKHCQINKGSIARTCQKLEENDFIKRVVDPNNKRQYIIYLTKKGEEVATEIKILEKKWENKICEEYDGTKEELLNNLRKMTLTSFNMINDNRDNIYE
- a CDS encoding MATE family efflux transporter, which codes for MSKTDNIELIRGDPKVAIRKLSVPTMLSMLLIMMYNLADSLWVAGLGSDALAALGFISPLFFVIVGIGNGIGAGANSLIARAIGHKDKALADNAASHSIFITIILSIALPLILIPLLSPILTLMGAGRCVSMGVDYGNVVFLFMIVFLFASVASAILRAEGDVNRSMYAMAITAILNIIIDPIFIYVLHMGIVGAAWATVLSSLISCIVMGYWIWIKKDTYLRINRKVFNYANKVTKDICSVAIPSMAENITMSALIMIINGMLTIVAGTTAVAVYASAARINQFAMIPLFGIGTAMLTVTGTAYGAHDYKKLKEAHRYSIILGYGVSILLSIIMFFGSDYIALLFAYTPESAPLAPLISNALKILCLFLIAMPAGIMSSMTFQGVGKGLTSFIITLCRSIIFEVIFGYVIGIVLGFGEFGVYAGLVIGCACGSLLSYAWCKLFIKRLNKNYTK
- a CDS encoding DUF6110 family protein, whose translation is MARQQRGYVDRTRDFLKQEKVKYFIGGAIATVAIGKILETEIAHNAAVSATAGILNLKDSVEEKVENIKEDAEDIHAEAQEKQKIEIYGPEDEEEKDEEDEAE
- a CDS encoding heavy metal translocating P-type ATPase; translation: MKFKIVYDNNKDIIRVRAGRAAFTTSEGYGLSQLLSQKKGIKTVKVSSTNGSIHIKYSGNKNRVFKYLANLKKSDLYEAEPTTEELSRETNNHYINKILKKIVGRYAAQLFLPTPLNIIKIVYESIPYIVKGIDSLIHMRIDVDLLDATSLAVTLSQGMFGPAGSIVFLLGLSEILEEYTIEKTKHSLENSLMLNINKVWIETETNEEVQIPFTQLKEKDKVIVRTGTIIPADGVIIKGNAEINEATMTGESLPVSKNVGKAVFAGTIVENGSITVEVEAINESTRINQIIDLIESSDKLKAGIQSKAEKLADSIVPWNFAITLLTYIITGSTIKAIAALTVDYSCAIKLATPISIISAMREASEREVVVKGGRYLEAYATADTIIFDKTGTLTKSCPEVAKVVSLGALSDEELLRQAACIEEHFPHSVATAIVNKAKELGLNHGEELHSEVEYIVAHGIATTLDGKRAVLGSQHFVLEDENVKITKEKEDIISENVDKYSVIYFAIDRVLEGIICIYDPPRDEAKVVLNKLRSLGIKDIVMLTGDSENAAATTAKLLGINHYRSQVLPEDKASIVEEIKEKGKKVIMVGDGINDSPALSAADVSVAMKDSSDLAREVADITLLRPSLNDLITIRLLSQQMLDLIHRNYKLILLLNTTFMALGLSGVISPSATSVLHNGSTMLIGLDSATSKNYEINESEIIDIE